The following proteins are co-located in the Alcaligenes faecalis genome:
- a CDS encoding SNF2-related protein, translated as MGAIHPQLDTPEQDADELHMPLANFIDQFGEGLLEQVRRQNPPIYDPDLDTQTPVWRARQHVLDNLTRQPFEAQAHAVHAVVKLLLDHNEPAAVLNADMGTGKTMMAICVAALMQSTHPRTLIVSPPHLVYKWRREILATVPGAKVWILNGPDTLRKLLALRNALSLKTSKPEFFVLGRVRMRMGFHWKPAFLTRQVLQDGQRFRFACCPDCMEPIERENADGEMMPLSAEAASLMLADRHCKCSHCDSTLWTLIRAGKRIDSMHDLVLGALKQMPTIGDKTARKLLSIFGEDLLGGMLDDNVYEFLNLMDESGELVFSDRQAMRMERSLASFEFSIGEGGYQATEFVKRYLPRGYFGLLVVDEGHEYKNEGSAQGQAMGVLASQCQKTLLLTGTLMGGYASDLFHLLWRINPTQMIQDGFKPARTGSMGSAAMAFMREHGVLKDVYKESTGPSHRTAKGKQMTVRTSKAPGFGPVGIMRYVVPITVFLKLRDIGQNVLPDYDEHFINVPMSQAQDEAYQRMAKHLVYELKKALAQKDNSLLGVVMNTLLAWPECCFRPETVRHPRSKAVLFSQGPVFQESELTPKEQQLLDLCKQEKAQGRKVLVYSIYSGTRDTTARLKSHLEMNGFKVAVLRASVDAARREDWVADQVERGIDVLVTNPELVKTGLDLLEFPTIVFMQSGFNVYTLMQAGRRSWRIGQKHPVKVVFLGYSGSSQVECLRLMAKKIAVTQSTSGDMPDCGLDVLNDAGDSIEVQLAKQLLANA; from the coding sequence TTTACGATCCGGACCTGGATACTCAAACTCCCGTTTGGCGTGCGCGGCAACACGTTCTGGACAATCTGACCCGTCAGCCATTTGAAGCCCAGGCCCATGCTGTACACGCCGTTGTGAAGCTGTTGTTGGATCACAATGAACCGGCAGCGGTACTCAATGCGGATATGGGCACGGGCAAAACCATGATGGCCATATGTGTTGCGGCTTTAATGCAGAGTACGCATCCACGTACCCTGATCGTTTCGCCGCCTCATTTGGTCTATAAGTGGCGACGTGAGATCCTGGCCACCGTCCCTGGTGCTAAGGTTTGGATTCTGAATGGGCCGGATACGTTACGCAAATTGTTGGCGTTACGAAATGCCCTCAGTTTGAAAACCAGCAAGCCAGAGTTCTTTGTGCTTGGGCGTGTGCGTATGCGCATGGGGTTTCACTGGAAACCGGCATTTTTGACTCGCCAGGTATTGCAAGATGGTCAACGGTTTAGGTTTGCTTGCTGCCCTGATTGCATGGAACCCATCGAACGTGAGAATGCGGATGGTGAAATGATGCCGCTCTCGGCTGAGGCGGCCTCACTCATGCTTGCAGACAGACATTGTAAATGCAGCCACTGCGATAGCACCTTGTGGACGTTGATTCGTGCAGGTAAGCGTATCGACTCCATGCACGATCTAGTATTGGGTGCCTTGAAGCAAATGCCGACGATCGGAGATAAAACCGCTCGCAAATTGCTCTCGATCTTTGGGGAGGATCTGCTTGGGGGAATGCTCGACGATAACGTCTATGAGTTTCTCAACCTCATGGATGAGTCTGGCGAGCTTGTTTTCTCCGATCGGCAGGCCATGCGTATGGAGCGATCCCTCGCGTCCTTTGAGTTCAGTATAGGGGAGGGGGGCTATCAAGCAACGGAATTTGTTAAACGCTACCTTCCTCGTGGGTATTTCGGTCTTTTGGTTGTAGATGAAGGCCATGAATACAAAAATGAGGGCTCAGCCCAAGGCCAGGCCATGGGCGTGCTGGCCAGCCAATGCCAAAAAACACTGCTGCTCACAGGGACACTGATGGGGGGCTATGCGAGCGACCTGTTTCATCTTTTGTGGAGAATAAATCCGACACAGATGATTCAAGATGGCTTCAAACCTGCTCGTACTGGGTCAATGGGAAGCGCAGCTATGGCGTTCATGCGTGAGCATGGCGTGCTCAAAGACGTGTACAAGGAAAGCACTGGCCCATCGCATCGCACCGCTAAAGGTAAGCAGATGACGGTACGGACCAGTAAAGCTCCTGGCTTTGGTCCGGTTGGCATTATGCGGTATGTAGTGCCGATCACCGTTTTCCTGAAGTTGCGCGACATTGGCCAGAACGTCTTGCCTGACTATGACGAGCACTTCATTAACGTACCAATGAGCCAGGCGCAGGATGAGGCCTATCAGCGCATGGCAAAGCACTTGGTGTATGAGCTCAAGAAGGCGTTGGCCCAAAAGGACAATAGCTTGCTTGGGGTTGTGATGAATACGCTACTGGCTTGGCCAGAGTGCTGCTTTCGCCCAGAAACCGTCCGGCACCCTCGAAGTAAGGCAGTCTTGTTTTCGCAAGGGCCTGTTTTTCAGGAGTCAGAGCTTACCCCCAAAGAGCAACAGCTCTTGGATCTGTGTAAACAGGAGAAGGCCCAAGGAAGAAAGGTGCTGGTGTACTCGATTTACTCGGGTACACGTGACACCACCGCTCGACTCAAAAGCCACCTTGAGATGAACGGCTTCAAAGTTGCTGTGTTGCGTGCTTCTGTTGACGCAGCTCGACGCGAAGACTGGGTTGCTGACCAGGTGGAGCGGGGTATTGACGTCCTTGTCACCAATCCAGAGCTGGTCAAGACTGGCCTGGATCTGCTGGAGTTTCCTACGATTGTGTTCATGCAGTCTGGCTTTAACGTCTACACGTTAATGCAGGCGGGCAGACGGTCATGGCGGATTGGCCAGAAGCATCCAGTCAAGGTCGTGTTCTTGGGCTACTCAGGTTCCAGCCAGGTGGAGTGTTTAAGGCTGATGGCCAAGAAGATCGCTGTTACGCAGTCAACGTCAGGGGATATGCCTGATTGTGGCTTGGATGTTCTGAATGATGCCGGTGACAGTATTGAGGTCCAGTTGGCAAAGCAGTTGTTAGCTA